In Maridesulfovibrio sp., the following proteins share a genomic window:
- a CDS encoding sodium ion-translocating decarboxylase subunit beta: MDILLHFLSTTGFAEMTPGNFIMIVIGIFFIALAIIKDYEPLLLLPIGFGAIVGNIPSIAGMPLSVYDDGSVLYYIYFGVSKGIFPPLIFLGIGAMTDFSCMLSNPRLVLLGAAAQMGIFATLIGAMYMGFTPSEAGAIGIIGGADGPTAIFLSSKLAPHLLGAIAIAAYSYMALVPVIQPPIMKLMTSKKERLIRMSAPREVSTREKILFPVGGFIITALIAPGSLALVGMLFFGNLLKESGVTERLAETARTALIDSVTILLGFSVGASTQAQTFLTPDSLLIFGLGAASFCVATASGVAFAKLMNLFSKDKINPLVGAAGVSAVPDSARVVQTVARDEDPHNFLLMHAMAPNVAGVLGSAVAAGVLWSVLAL, from the coding sequence ATGGATATACTTCTGCACTTCTTAAGCACTACGGGCTTTGCAGAGATGACTCCCGGCAACTTTATTATGATTGTCATTGGGATCTTCTTCATCGCCCTTGCTATTATCAAGGACTACGAGCCGCTGCTGCTCCTGCCCATCGGGTTCGGTGCTATCGTCGGTAACATCCCGTCCATTGCCGGGATGCCGCTCAGCGTATACGACGACGGCAGTGTGCTTTATTATATCTACTTCGGGGTCAGCAAAGGGATCTTCCCTCCGTTGATCTTCCTCGGCATCGGAGCAATGACCGACTTCTCGTGCATGCTCTCCAATCCGAGGCTGGTGCTGCTAGGTGCAGCAGCCCAGATGGGTATTTTTGCAACTCTTATTGGAGCCATGTACATGGGCTTCACTCCCAGTGAAGCCGGTGCTATCGGCATCATCGGCGGAGCGGACGGGCCTACTGCCATCTTCCTCTCCTCCAAACTGGCACCGCATCTTCTGGGTGCAATCGCCATTGCCGCTTACTCTTACATGGCTCTTGTTCCGGTTATTCAGCCTCCTATCATGAAGCTGATGACCAGCAAAAAAGAGCGCCTTATCCGCATGAGCGCACCGCGTGAAGTTTCAACCCGCGAAAAAATTCTTTTTCCTGTGGGCGGATTCATTATCACGGCACTTATAGCTCCGGGCTCACTCGCCCTTGTCGGTATGCTCTTTTTCGGTAACCTGCTTAAAGAATCAGGTGTTACAGAACGTCTTGCCGAGACAGCGAGAACTGCGCTTATCGACTCGGTAACCATTCTGCTTGGATTCTCCGTTGGCGCATCCACTCAGGCTCAGACTTTCCTGACCCCTGACAGCCTGCTTATTTTCGGGCTGGGTGCAGCCTCTTTCTGTGTTGCAACCGCAAGTGGAGTGGCTTTTGCCAAACTCATGAACTTGTTCTCCAAGGACAAGATCAATCCGCTGGTCGGAGCAGCCGGTGTATCTGCTGTACCTGACTCCGCTCGAGTTGTTCAGACGGTTGCCCGTGACGAAGATCCGCATAACTTCCTGCTGATGCACGCCATGGCTCCAAACGTAGCCGGGGTTCTCGGTTCTGCGGTTGCAGCAGGTGTTCTCTGGTCTGTTCTGGCATTGTAG
- a CDS encoding phosphoenolpyruvate carboxykinase — MASQSTYEFYKDDLSKIPPLRAVAETLLADKRVRKVNAAEAYELARKQWDVMETDHPVYPEAAKRLGLPEGAKLLNHCHGKIVGRTALARRFYNRLNGPDQRKVLGDLREAISDMQQRPLIKAEAIVGMDQDLMIKATILGGEDDAANIFNWLVNFTPFDEVAEKYAKSAKLPIQDIIIIGDNLWRNDDPFYHNQGFPQLALVDEECNVIYNFGMRYFGERKKGTLTLAWTSGIRVGMAACHGGIKEIDFSDCADDESKALGKRSIAFFGLSGTGKSSHTNAHDNGGTLPEGFAKKVLHDDAFQIDIENRVCRAWEPTLFDKTDSRPLGNPDWKYMVSVMNHAMLEIDGKVLPLGEDIRNPNGRALIDRDVLGDYVNRCSFPNSLCWLMKDTCLPPIIRFTDTYLAVAMGAALMTKRNLAENVSEEELKKLVFIPYANPFRVYELWKDVEAFAHVFDSGASGYSFNSIGFWRSSDTDLHAIPLQTSLTLQTMILTDQLEWEDWDLLPGAQIPKRNCMERVLPGFYDTYNPANVEQSEEYVQTLKDRFEQRRNFLEQTEDLNCKPELLAKLTDVLHIKG; from the coding sequence GTGGCTAGTCAGTCAACCTATGAGTTTTACAAAGATGACCTTTCCAAGATTCCGCCTCTTCGCGCTGTAGCGGAAACTCTGCTCGCAGATAAAAGGGTTAGAAAAGTCAATGCGGCAGAAGCTTACGAGCTTGCCAGAAAGCAGTGGGACGTGATGGAAACAGACCATCCTGTTTATCCCGAAGCTGCAAAAAGACTCGGTCTGCCCGAGGGAGCTAAACTGCTCAATCATTGCCATGGTAAAATTGTCGGCCGCACAGCCTTGGCCCGCCGTTTTTATAACCGTTTAAACGGGCCGGACCAGCGTAAGGTGCTCGGAGATTTGAGGGAAGCTATCTCCGACATGCAGCAGCGTCCGCTTATCAAAGCTGAAGCCATTGTAGGGATGGATCAGGACCTGATGATCAAAGCCACTATTCTTGGCGGCGAAGATGATGCGGCGAATATTTTCAACTGGCTGGTCAACTTCACTCCTTTTGATGAAGTTGCTGAGAAATACGCCAAGAGCGCCAAACTTCCAATTCAGGACATAATCATAATCGGCGACAATCTCTGGCGCAACGATGATCCTTTTTACCACAATCAGGGATTCCCCCAGCTGGCTCTTGTGGATGAAGAATGCAACGTTATTTACAATTTCGGTATGCGCTATTTTGGTGAGCGTAAGAAAGGCACCCTGACTCTGGCTTGGACTTCCGGCATCCGTGTTGGTATGGCTGCCTGCCACGGTGGTATCAAGGAGATTGATTTTTCAGACTGCGCTGATGATGAGAGCAAAGCCCTGGGCAAAAGATCCATCGCATTTTTTGGTCTTTCCGGTACCGGTAAATCATCGCACACCAATGCTCATGACAATGGCGGAACCCTGCCTGAAGGATTTGCTAAAAAAGTCCTGCATGACGATGCCTTTCAGATTGATATTGAAAACCGGGTTTGCCGTGCATGGGAACCGACCCTTTTTGATAAAACCGACTCCCGTCCCTTGGGTAACCCGGATTGGAAATATATGGTTTCCGTCATGAACCACGCTATGCTTGAGATAGACGGGAAGGTATTGCCGTTGGGCGAAGATATCCGAAACCCGAATGGACGCGCGCTCATCGATCGTGATGTGCTTGGTGACTACGTTAACCGTTGTTCTTTCCCTAATTCTCTTTGCTGGCTTATGAAAGATACCTGCCTGCCGCCAATCATCCGTTTTACCGACACCTACCTTGCAGTTGCAATGGGTGCGGCTTTGATGACCAAGCGCAACCTTGCAGAAAACGTTTCTGAGGAAGAGCTCAAGAAGCTGGTCTTCATTCCTTACGCCAACCCCTTCCGCGTTTACGAACTCTGGAAAGATGTTGAAGCGTTTGCGCATGTCTTCGACAGCGGTGCATCAGGATACAGTTTCAACTCCATAGGGTTCTGGCGTTCTTCAGATACCGATCTGCACGCTATCCCGCTTCAGACCTCACTTACACTCCAGACAATGATCCTCACCGATCAGCTGGAATGGGAAGATTGGGACCTGCTGCCCGGAGCGCAAATTCCCAAGCGCAATTGCATGGAACGTGTTCTGCCCGGTTTCTACGATACCTACAACCCGGCTAACGTAGAACAGAGTGAAGAGTACGTTCAGACTCTCAAGGATCGCTTTGAACAGCGCAGAAATTTCCTTGAGCAGACAGAAGACCTTAACTGCAAACCTGAACTCCTCGCAAAACTGACTGATGTTCTGCATATCAAAGGCTGA